In Sphingomonas sp. LT1P40, the following are encoded in one genomic region:
- a CDS encoding type II toxin-antitoxin system RelE/ParE family toxin yields the protein MKTLVFSPAAEADLDDIWDYSADNWAPDQADRYTDEIRDACKALASGAKRGRVVDVRPGYLKLTTGSHIVYFRERGDRLEIVRILHVRQDSERHL from the coding sequence ATGAAGACGCTTGTCTTTTCGCCTGCGGCTGAGGCTGATCTGGATGATATCTGGGATTACAGCGCGGATAATTGGGCGCCGGATCAGGCGGATCGCTATACCGATGAGATCAGGGATGCTTGCAAGGCGCTGGCGTCTGGCGCGAAGCGGGGCAGGGTGGTCGATGTTCGGCCCGGCTATCTGAAGCTGACGACCGGATCGCATATCGTGTATTTTCGCGAGCGTGGCGACCGGCTTGAAATCGTCCGCATCCTGCATGTCAGGCAGGATAGCGAGCGGCACTTATAG
- a CDS encoding bifunctional 2-C-methyl-D-erythritol 4-phosphate cytidylyltransferase/2-C-methyl-D-erythritol 2,4-cyclodiphosphate synthase, with the protein MTTAALIVAAGRGVRAGGTTPKQFAPLCGKPMLAHSVSALSAHPAITETLVVIGEGQEEQARSALGKNVKTVNGGAERRDSVRAGLEALATHGVTRVLIHDAARPFVPPVVIDALLAALDHAPGAVPVLPVADTLATGTDTLGDNVPRTGLNRIQTPQAFHLDAILAAHRAWPVDQEATDDAQMLRRAGHNVLLVPGDPMLEKITHPADFAAAEARHAATLISRTAMGFDVHRLESGQELWLGGVLIPHDKGLSGHSDADVALHAITDALLGTIGAGDIGMHFPPSDPKWRGAASGQFLQHAAGLVAAQGGIIDFIDLTLICEAPKIGPHRDAIRASIAALLNVPVSRVSVKATTTERLGFTGRGEGMAAQAIATVRVPQE; encoded by the coding sequence ATGACCACCGCCGCCCTAATCGTCGCCGCCGGAAGGGGCGTCCGCGCAGGCGGCACCACACCAAAGCAATTCGCCCCACTGTGCGGAAAACCCATGCTCGCGCATAGCGTTAGCGCCCTCTCCGCACACCCGGCGATAACCGAAACCCTCGTCGTCATCGGCGAAGGACAGGAAGAACAGGCCCGCTCGGCACTCGGTAAAAACGTCAAGACTGTCAACGGCGGGGCCGAACGTCGCGACTCCGTCCGCGCCGGTCTCGAAGCCCTCGCCACCCATGGCGTTACCCGCGTCCTGATCCACGACGCCGCCCGCCCCTTCGTCCCCCCTGTCGTCATCGACGCCCTGCTCGCCGCTCTGGACCATGCCCCCGGTGCCGTCCCGGTCCTCCCCGTCGCCGACACGCTAGCGACCGGCACCGACACCCTCGGCGACAACGTCCCCCGCACCGGCCTCAACCGCATTCAGACGCCGCAAGCCTTCCACCTCGACGCCATCCTCGCCGCCCACCGCGCCTGGCCAGTCGACCAAGAGGCCACCGACGACGCCCAGATGCTCCGCCGCGCGGGCCACAACGTCCTGCTCGTCCCCGGAGACCCCATGCTAGAGAAGATCACCCACCCTGCCGACTTCGCCGCTGCCGAAGCCCGCCATGCCGCCACGCTGATCTCCCGCACGGCAATGGGCTTCGACGTCCACCGCCTCGAATCAGGGCAGGAACTCTGGCTCGGCGGCGTCCTGATCCCGCATGACAAGGGGCTATCGGGCCATAGCGACGCCGATGTCGCACTCCATGCCATCACCGACGCGCTGCTCGGAACGATCGGCGCGGGCGATATCGGCATGCACTTCCCGCCGAGCGATCCCAAATGGCGCGGCGCTGCCTCGGGCCAGTTCTTGCAACACGCCGCCGGGCTCGTCGCCGCACAGGGCGGCATCATCGATTTCATCGACCTGACTTTGATTTGCGAGGCCCCCAAGATCGGTCCGCACCGCGACGCGATCCGCGCCAGCATCGCGGCATTGCTTAACGTCCCGGTCAGCCGCGTCAGCGTAAAAGCCACCACCACCGAACGCCTCGGCTTTACGGGCCGCGGCGAAGGCATGGCGGCACAGGCAATCGCCACCGTCCGCGTCCCGCAGGAGTAA
- the lipA gene encoding lipoyl synthase: protein MNDPTPVIRPERQRKPDWIRVKAPTSAGFAATRALMRSKSLTTVCEEAACPNIGECWSKKHATVMILGDTCTRACAFCNVKTGMPRAVDPMEPNNVADAAAQMGLAHIVVTSVDRDDLPDGGAKQFVKVIEAIRKSNPTTTIEILTPDFRNKRDAAVEMIVAARPDVYNHNLETVPRLYPTIRPGARYYASIRLLETVKRLDPSIFTKSGVMLGLGEERLEVHQVMDDMRSADIDFLTMGQYLQPTPRHAKVQDFVTPAAFDAYAAIARAKGFLLVASSPLTRSSYHAGDDFAKMRDARAAKLAKVAVSG, encoded by the coding sequence ATGAACGATCCTACGCCCGTCATCCGCCCTGAACGCCAGCGCAAGCCCGACTGGATTCGCGTCAAGGCGCCGACCTCCGCCGGGTTCGCGGCGACCCGGGCGCTGATGCGGTCGAAAAGCCTGACGACGGTATGCGAAGAAGCGGCTTGCCCGAACATCGGCGAGTGCTGGTCGAAGAAGCATGCGACGGTGATGATTCTCGGCGACACCTGCACCCGCGCCTGTGCGTTCTGCAACGTCAAGACCGGTATGCCGCGCGCCGTCGATCCGATGGAGCCGAACAATGTCGCCGACGCGGCGGCCCAGATGGGACTGGCGCATATCGTGGTGACCTCGGTCGACCGCGATGACCTGCCCGATGGCGGGGCGAAGCAGTTCGTCAAGGTGATCGAGGCGATCCGCAAGTCGAACCCGACCACCACGATCGAGATCCTGACCCCCGATTTCCGCAACAAGCGTGATGCAGCGGTCGAGATGATCGTCGCGGCGCGGCCCGACGTCTATAATCATAACTTGGAAACCGTGCCGCGGCTGTATCCGACGATCCGGCCAGGTGCGCGTTACTATGCGTCGATCCGGCTGCTGGAGACGGTCAAGCGGCTCGACCCCTCGATCTTCACCAAATCCGGCGTGATGCTGGGGTTGGGCGAGGAGCGGCTGGAGGTGCATCAGGTGATGGACGACATGCGCTCCGCCGACATCGATTTCCTGACGATGGGCCAGTATCTGCAACCCACGCCGCGCCACGCCAAGGTGCAGGATTTCGTGACCCCGGCAGCGTTCGATGCCTATGCGGCGATTGCGCGGGCCAAGGGCTTCCTGCTGGTGGCGTCGTCGCCGCTGACGCGGTCGAGCTATCATGCCGGTGATGACTTTGCGAAGATGCGGGATGCGCGGGCGGCGAAGCTGGCGAAGGTGGCGGTCTCGGGCTGA
- a CDS encoding two-component system sensor histidine kinase NtrB, which produces MAGPRSGLRPPPQPGEPDLSEMFGGLPVAAIVLDPQDRVTRVNMACEHLLNHSEKAMVGQRLDRILTLPDGYTTRRDGHGFSAYDVEIEPNRSPRTRVDFIEQPITEHPGWRVVTLHQAPTSRRLSAGTDRSAGARAAIGAAAMLAHEIKNPLSGIRGAAQLLASDEAEGREELSRLITDEVDRIAALIDRMEDFTDTRPPKLAPQNIYPLLDHARRVALAGFARGMVIEERFDPSLPAVMMDKDAFQQVVLNLLKNAAEALKDVAEPRIILSTSFRHGVAMRPAPDQPRRWLPIELCVSDNGPGAPADIAGHLFEPFVSGKPEGKGLGLPLVEKLVRDMGGVVEYARAGDPELTVFRVNLPRADA; this is translated from the coding sequence ATGGCCGGCCCAAGAAGCGGCCTGAGGCCACCACCCCAGCCGGGCGAGCCGGACCTGTCGGAGATGTTCGGCGGGCTGCCGGTCGCCGCGATCGTGCTGGACCCGCAGGACCGGGTGACGCGCGTGAACATGGCGTGCGAGCATCTGCTCAATCATAGCGAAAAGGCGATGGTGGGACAGCGGCTGGACCGCATATTGACGCTGCCCGATGGCTATACCACGCGCCGCGACGGGCATGGTTTTTCTGCTTACGATGTGGAGATCGAGCCGAACCGGTCGCCCCGGACGCGAGTGGATTTCATCGAGCAGCCGATTACCGAGCATCCCGGCTGGCGCGTGGTGACATTGCATCAGGCGCCGACATCGCGGCGACTGTCGGCGGGGACGGATCGCAGCGCGGGCGCGCGGGCGGCGATCGGGGCGGCGGCAATGCTGGCGCACGAGATCAAGAACCCGTTGTCGGGCATTCGCGGCGCGGCGCAGTTGCTGGCGAGCGATGAGGCCGAGGGGCGCGAGGAATTGTCGCGGCTGATTACCGACGAGGTTGATCGCATCGCCGCGCTGATCGACCGGATGGAGGATTTTACCGATACGCGGCCGCCGAAGCTGGCGCCGCAGAATATCTATCCGCTGCTGGATCATGCGCGGCGTGTGGCGCTGGCCGGGTTTGCGCGGGGGATGGTGATCGAGGAGCGGTTCGACCCCTCGCTGCCCGCGGTGATGATGGACAAGGACGCGTTTCAGCAGGTCGTGCTGAACCTGCTCAAGAATGCCGCCGAGGCGCTGAAGGATGTGGCGGAGCCGCGCATCATCCTGTCGACGTCGTTCCGCCACGGCGTCGCGATGCGGCCCGCGCCGGACCAGCCGCGCCGCTGGCTGCCCATCGAACTATGCGTGTCGGACAACGGGCCGGGTGCGCCCGCCGATATCGCCGGCCATTTGTTCGAGCCGTTCGTGTCCGGCAAGCCAGAGGGCAAGGGGCTGGGGCTGCCGCTGGTCGAGAAGCTGGTGCGCGATATGGGCGGGGTGGTCGAATATGCGCGGGCGGGCGATCCGGAGCTGACGGTGTTTCGGGTGAATTTGCCCAGAGCCGACGCATGA
- a CDS encoding CBU_0592 family membrane protein produces the protein MTLLWVDVVGWFGAGLVLVAYALLSAGKLNARGVAYQAMNVAGAVGMLINGYVRGALPSAALNLVWMGIGIYVLVKYRGRAA, from the coding sequence ATGACGCTGTTGTGGGTGGATGTGGTCGGGTGGTTCGGGGCGGGACTGGTGCTGGTCGCCTATGCCCTGTTGTCGGCGGGGAAGCTGAACGCACGGGGCGTGGCCTATCAGGCGATGAACGTGGCGGGTGCGGTGGGGATGCTGATCAATGGCTATGTGCGCGGGGCGTTGCCGTCGGCGGCGTTGAACTTGGTGTGGATGGGGATCGGGATTTACGTGCTGGTGAAATATCGCGGACGGGCGGCATGA
- a CDS encoding type II toxin-antitoxin system ParD family antitoxin: protein MPRNTSVTIGDHFASFIGEQVHAGRYGSASDVVRAGLRLLEEHEARVRALQDALIAGEQSGEPQPFDFEAFKARKRAAFDAK, encoded by the coding sequence ATGCCCCGCAATACCTCCGTGACGATCGGCGACCACTTCGCCAGTTTCATTGGCGAGCAGGTGCATGCCGGTCGTTATGGTTCGGCCAGCGATGTGGTCCGGGCCGGGTTGCGGTTGCTGGAAGAGCATGAAGCGCGGGTGCGGGCGTTGCAGGATGCGCTGATCGCGGGAGAGCAATCCGGTGAGCCGCAGCCGTTCGATTTCGAGGCGTTCAAGGCGCGGAAGCGGGCGGCGTTTGACGCCAAATGA
- a CDS encoding CinA family protein, translating into MTDTLLPNELVEAARKVVETNRAAGRTVAIAESCTGGLVAAAVTEIPGSSEVLNAGFVTYSNDAKTKHLKVSRDVLETFGSVSIATAWSMAQGALEVSGADVAVAITGIAGPAGGTEKKPVGTVVFARAEKNADPDVIVADIRHFGDLGRGGIRLQAALCALELLLPDAP; encoded by the coding sequence ATGACAGACACCCTCCTCCCGAATGAACTGGTTGAAGCCGCGCGCAAGGTCGTAGAGACCAACCGCGCCGCCGGGCGCACCGTGGCGATTGCGGAGAGCTGCACCGGCGGCCTCGTCGCCGCCGCGGTCACCGAAATCCCCGGCTCGTCCGAAGTGCTGAACGCCGGTTTCGTGACCTACTCCAACGACGCCAAGACGAAGCATCTGAAGGTCAGCCGCGACGTACTCGAAACCTTCGGTTCCGTGTCGATCGCCACCGCATGGAGCATGGCACAGGGCGCGCTTGAGGTCAGCGGCGCGGACGTCGCCGTCGCCATCACTGGCATCGCCGGCCCCGCTGGAGGAACCGAGAAGAAACCGGTCGGCACCGTCGTATTCGCCCGTGCAGAGAAGAATGCCGACCCCGATGTTATCGTTGCCGACATCCGCCATTTCGGCGATCTCGGCCGTGGCGGCATTCGGCTTCAGGCGGCGCTGTGCGCGCTCGAACTGCTGCTGCCCGACGCCCCGTAA
- the ntrC gene encoding nitrogen regulation protein NR(I), producing MSVTGAILICDDDAAIRTVVTQALRRAGHRVTAAASLGELKREMALTMPDVVVTDVILPDGNGLDLVATLTGEYPELPVIVLSAQNTLATAVRATEAGAFDYLPKPFDLDALTTTVASALARGRRLVDDLPSTEDHAVALIGRSPAMQEVYRVIARVVSNELTVLISGESGTGKELVAQAIHDLGPRRRAPFVAINMAAIPRELIEAELFGHEKGAFTGAGARVAGKFEQASGGTLFLDEIGDMPMDAQTRLLRVLQSGEFVTVGGSRAIRADVRIVAATNKDLMSQVTAGAFREDLFYRLNVVPIALPALRERRQDIALLARHFLDRAVEDGLARKAVGDDAIATLEAHDWPGNVRELENLMRRMAALHRDEWIDAGGVRAMLGEGAMLPAARDEGIEAAVAARLQRLAIEEPGVLEDGTLYDRIIGEVERPLIEAMLARHGQNQLRAARALGINRNTLRKRLDTLGIDVGGGRQDDPA from the coding sequence ATGAGCGTGACCGGTGCCATCCTGATCTGTGACGATGACGCCGCGATCCGCACGGTGGTGACGCAGGCGCTGCGGCGGGCGGGGCACCGGGTGACGGCCGCGGCGTCGCTGGGCGAGTTGAAGCGCGAAATGGCGCTGACGATGCCCGATGTGGTGGTGACCGATGTGATCCTGCCGGATGGCAATGGGCTGGATCTGGTGGCGACGCTGACGGGCGAATATCCGGAGCTGCCGGTGATCGTGCTGTCGGCGCAGAACACGCTGGCCACCGCCGTGCGCGCGACCGAGGCGGGGGCGTTCGATTATCTGCCCAAGCCGTTCGATCTGGACGCGTTGACGACGACGGTGGCGAGCGCGCTGGCACGCGGGCGGCGGCTGGTCGACGATCTGCCCTCGACCGAGGATCATGCCGTCGCGCTGATCGGGCGGTCGCCGGCGATGCAGGAGGTTTACCGCGTCATTGCACGCGTCGTGTCGAACGAGCTGACCGTGCTGATTTCCGGAGAGAGCGGGACCGGCAAGGAGCTGGTGGCGCAGGCGATCCACGATCTGGGGCCACGGCGGCGTGCGCCGTTCGTGGCGATCAACATGGCGGCGATTCCGCGCGAGCTGATCGAAGCCGAGCTGTTCGGGCATGAAAAGGGCGCATTTACCGGGGCCGGAGCGCGGGTGGCGGGCAAGTTCGAGCAGGCGTCGGGCGGGACATTGTTCCTGGACGAGATTGGCGACATGCCGATGGATGCGCAGACGCGGCTGTTGCGCGTGCTGCAATCGGGTGAGTTCGTGACGGTTGGCGGATCGCGGGCAATCCGGGCGGATGTACGGATCGTGGCGGCGACGAACAAGGATCTGATGAGCCAGGTGACGGCGGGGGCGTTCCGCGAGGATTTGTTCTATCGGCTAAACGTGGTGCCGATCGCGCTGCCTGCGTTGCGGGAGCGGCGGCAGGATATCGCATTGCTGGCGCGGCATTTCCTCGACCGCGCGGTGGAGGACGGGTTGGCGCGCAAGGCGGTAGGCGACGATGCGATCGCCACGCTGGAGGCGCATGACTGGCCCGGCAATGTCCGCGAGCTGGAGAATTTGATGCGGCGCATGGCCGCGCTGCACCGTGACGAGTGGATCGACGCCGGTGGGGTGCGGGCGATGCTGGGCGAGGGGGCGATGCTGCCCGCCGCGCGCGATGAGGGGATCGAGGCGGCGGTGGCGGCGCGGTTGCAGCGGCTGGCGATCGAGGAGCCGGGGGTGCTGGAGGACGGGACGCTGTACGATCGCATCATTGGCGAGGTCGAGCGCCCGCTGATCGAAGCGATGCTCGCGCGCCACGGTCAGAATCAGCTGCGCGCGGCGCGGGCGTTGGGGATCAACCGGAATACGCTGCGCAAGCGGCTGGATACGTTGGGGATTGATGTCGGCGGCGGGCGGCAGGACGATCCCGCCTAG
- a CDS encoding carbonic anhydrase, translated as MTHFSDLVQGYRRFRAEEWPQEHARWAELSQGQSPKVMVIACSDSRVDPATIFGSSPGEVFVVRNVANLVPPFELDGGRHGVSAALEFAVTQLEVPEIVVLGHGMCGGVHAALSRRFAGAAPGEGGFIAHWVDLLDEARTRIVAKHGHGLEAIRELELETVRVSIANLRTFPCIPEREKAGLLRIHGAYFAITDGVLHLMNESGDFAPA; from the coding sequence ATGACCCACTTCTCCGACCTCGTTCAGGGCTATCGCCGGTTCCGTGCCGAGGAATGGCCGCAGGAACATGCCCGCTGGGCCGAACTCAGCCAGGGCCAAAGCCCGAAGGTGATGGTGATCGCCTGTTCCGACAGTCGCGTCGATCCCGCCACGATCTTTGGCTCGTCCCCCGGCGAAGTGTTCGTCGTCCGCAACGTCGCCAATCTCGTCCCCCCGTTCGAGCTGGACGGCGGTCGCCATGGCGTCAGCGCCGCGCTGGAATTCGCGGTGACTCAACTTGAAGTGCCGGAGATCGTCGTGCTTGGCCACGGCATGTGCGGCGGCGTCCACGCTGCGCTCTCGCGCCGTTTCGCCGGGGCGGCACCCGGCGAGGGCGGCTTTATCGCGCACTGGGTAGACCTGCTCGACGAGGCCCGCACCCGCATCGTGGCAAAACACGGCCATGGACTCGAGGCAATCCGCGAGCTGGAGCTTGAAACCGTCCGCGTCTCGATCGCCAATCTGCGCACCTTCCCCTGTATCCCCGAGCGCGAAAAAGCAGGATTGTTGAGGATTCATGGCGCCTATTTCGCGATTACCGACGGGGTCCTGCACTTAATGAACGAATCCGGCGACTTCGCCCCGGCCTGA
- a CDS encoding class I SAM-dependent methyltransferase, which yields MTLVTADPQTLADTAPPQPVNLSAAINPNKALWEKGDFTRLAATMRESGDELIDGLGVKPGMEVLDLGCGDGTTALPSARRGAKVLGVDIAANLVAAGNVRAQAESLTNLRFEEGDASRLDVVGDDRFDLVVTIFGAMFAARPFDTAREMVRVTRPGGRIVMGNWIPGDPTLIARVLQICAGYTPVPPEGFVSPVTWGQEANVRERFVAAGIAEENISCERATYTFRYDGPARDFLTIFRDYYGPTMNAFEAAERNGKREALQAELIALFEAENRGDESRTEIPATFLKVIVRK from the coding sequence ATGACACTCGTTACAGCAGACCCCCAGACGCTCGCCGATACGGCGCCCCCGCAGCCTGTGAACCTATCGGCCGCCATCAATCCGAACAAGGCCTTGTGGGAGAAGGGTGACTTCACCCGTCTCGCCGCGACGATGCGCGAGAGCGGCGACGAATTGATCGACGGTCTGGGCGTGAAGCCTGGCATGGAAGTGCTCGATCTGGGCTGTGGCGACGGGACCACCGCATTGCCCTCGGCACGGCGTGGCGCGAAGGTGCTCGGCGTCGATATCGCCGCCAACCTCGTTGCGGCGGGCAATGTCCGGGCGCAGGCGGAAAGCCTCACGAACCTTCGTTTCGAGGAAGGGGATGCTTCGCGTCTCGATGTCGTGGGCGACGACCGCTTCGATCTCGTGGTCACTATATTTGGCGCGATGTTCGCGGCGCGCCCCTTCGACACGGCGCGTGAGATGGTGCGCGTGACTCGCCCCGGCGGCCGCATCGTGATGGGTAACTGGATCCCCGGCGATCCGACGCTGATCGCGCGGGTCCTGCAGATCTGCGCTGGCTACACCCCTGTGCCGCCCGAGGGGTTTGTCAGCCCCGTCACCTGGGGGCAGGAGGCGAATGTTCGGGAACGCTTCGTTGCCGCCGGCATTGCCGAAGAGAATATCAGCTGCGAGCGCGCCACCTACACCTTCCGCTATGACGGACCGGCCCGCGATTTTCTGACGATTTTCCGCGACTATTACGGCCCGACGATGAACGCGTTCGAAGCGGCGGAACGGAACGGCAAGCGCGAGGCTTTGCAGGCCGAGCTGATTGCGCTGTTCGAAGCGGAGAATCGCGGCGACGAGTCCCGGACCGAAATCCCCGCGACCTTCTTGAAAGTAATCGTGCGGAAATAA
- a CDS encoding type II toxin-antitoxin system RatA family toxin has translation MPKHSETRRLPYSPEQMFDLVADVERYGEFLPWVSAVRVRSDSESEMVADLIVGFKGLRETFSSKVEKQRPHHIRVDYLDGPLKHLHNDWTFRPDGEGGVLIDFEVDFAFKSRVFEMLAGQVFDRALRMMIGAFETRAAALYGASGSSSSSAHSAA, from the coding sequence ATGCCGAAGCATAGCGAGACGCGACGGCTGCCCTATTCGCCGGAGCAGATGTTCGACTTGGTCGCCGATGTCGAGCGCTATGGCGAGTTTCTGCCGTGGGTCAGTGCGGTGCGGGTGCGATCGGACAGCGAGAGTGAGATGGTTGCGGACCTGATCGTCGGGTTCAAGGGGCTGCGGGAAACGTTCAGTTCCAAGGTCGAGAAGCAGCGGCCCCACCATATCCGGGTCGATTATCTCGACGGACCGCTGAAGCATTTGCACAATGACTGGACCTTTCGGCCAGACGGCGAGGGTGGGGTGCTGATCGATTTCGAGGTCGATTTCGCGTTTAAGAGCCGGGTGTTCGAAATGCTGGCGGGGCAGGTTTTCGATCGCGCGCTGAGGATGATGATCGGGGCGTTCGAGACCCGCGCCGCCGCGCTTTACGGGGCGTCGGGCAGCAGCAGTTCGAGCGCGCACAGCGCCGCCTGA
- the dusB gene encoding tRNA dihydrouridine synthase DusB — protein sequence MTLLKPIQIGPVTIENPVILAPMTGVTDLPFRRLVRRYGSGLNVTEMIASQAAIRETRQSVQKAAWDPIEEPVSMQLVGCTPYEMGEAAKLNADRGAAIIDINMGCPVRKVTNGDAGSALMRVPELAAQLIEACVKAVDVPVTVKMRMGWDHDSLNAPELARIAEDIGAKMITVHGRTRNQMYKGSADWAFVRRVKDAVSVPVIVNGDICTVEDARTALAQSGADGVMIGRGAYGKPWVLRQVMDALSGKGERAEPTLAEQYALIVEHYIMMLDHYGDEVGVNMMRKHIGWYTKGLHGSAEFRNTVNQIADPKVVLAMLEDFYGRVIETWPAQEAA from the coding sequence ATGACCCTACTCAAACCCATCCAGATCGGTCCGGTGACGATCGAGAACCCGGTTATTCTCGCGCCCATGACGGGCGTGACCGACCTGCCGTTTCGACGGTTGGTGCGGCGCTATGGGTCTGGCCTCAACGTGACCGAGATGATCGCGAGCCAGGCGGCGATCCGGGAAACGCGGCAGTCGGTGCAGAAGGCGGCGTGGGATCCGATCGAGGAGCCGGTTTCAATGCAGCTGGTCGGCTGTACGCCCTATGAAATGGGCGAGGCGGCGAAGTTGAATGCCGACCGGGGGGCGGCGATCATCGACATCAATATGGGCTGTCCGGTGCGCAAGGTGACCAATGGCGATGCCGGGTCGGCGCTGATGCGCGTGCCGGAACTCGCCGCGCAGCTGATCGAGGCGTGCGTGAAGGCGGTGGATGTTCCCGTCACCGTGAAGATGCGGATGGGCTGGGACCATGACAGCCTGAACGCGCCGGAGCTGGCGCGGATTGCCGAGGATATCGGCGCGAAGATGATTACGGTGCACGGGCGCACGCGCAACCAAATGTACAAAGGGTCCGCCGACTGGGCGTTCGTGCGTCGGGTCAAGGACGCGGTGTCGGTGCCGGTGATCGTCAATGGCGATATCTGCACGGTCGAGGATGCGCGGACCGCGCTGGCGCAATCCGGTGCGGACGGGGTGATGATCGGGCGTGGCGCTTATGGGAAACCTTGGGTGCTGCGGCAGGTGATGGATGCGTTGTCTGGCAAGGGCGAACGCGCGGAGCCGACTCTGGCCGAGCAATATGCGCTGATCGTCGAGCATTATATCATGATGCTGGACCATTATGGCGACGAGGTCGGCGTCAACATGATGCGCAAACATATCGGGTGGTACACCAAGGGGCTGCATGGCTCCGCCGAGTTCCGCAACACGGTCAATCAGATCGCCGATCCGAAGGTCGTGCTGGCGATGCTCGAAGACTTTTATGGCCGCGTTATCGAAACATGGCCGGCCCAAGAAGCGGCCTGA